A segment of the Butyrivibrio fibrisolvens genome:
CTTCCTTAACAAGCTGAGCACCCATGTTTTCATATGGATCTTCAAGCTCGATCTCTTTTGCGATTGTTACACCGTCGTTTGTGATTGTAGGAGCGCCGTAAGATTTATCAAGAACTACGTTTCTTCCCTTAGGTCCGATTGTTACACCTACTGTATCTGCAAGCTTGTTTACGCCTGCAACCATTGCCATACGGGCATCATCACCTGATTTAATTGTCTTTGCCATGATACATGACCTCCATATATTATTATTTAGATATATACTTTTGTGAAAAAATCTATAGAATTCATATTCACTATGAAATAACCTTAGCGAAATATCTTTTGACTAATGCGCCAATTATTCTACTACTGCAAGAATGTCATTCTGCTTAACGATGATGTATGTCTCTTCATCAAGCTTAACTTCTGTTCCAGCATATTTTGAATAGATAACTTTCTGTCCAACTTTAACTTCCATCTTGACTTCCTTGCCATCAACAACTCCGCCAGGACCAACAGCTATAATTTCAGCCTGCTGAGGTTTCTCTTTTTCCTTTCCGGGAAGAACGATTCCTGATGCTGTAGTCTCCTCTGCTTCAAGCTGCTTTAATACAACTCTGTCTCCAAGTGGTGTTAATTTCATGATAAAGCCTCCTTTATATACATATATAATTTGCGATTTATTAAAGATAACAAACATCCATGATGTCCGCTAACTTTTAGTCCAAAGATCAGGACCTTCGACGATAAAACCAAAACTTTAGTTTTATCATTTAGCCTGAATACTGGCTTTCTAGTTTATTAGCACTCATCTCCCCTGAGTGCTAACCACAAAATATATAATAATGTCGCAGATGTTTTGATGCAAATTGATTTATTGTAATTATAATTCATTATACCTCTATTTTTCTCTCATAATCTCTCGTTTACTCGTTTTTGCTTCTTGCACATGTCGCATCAAAAAAGAACACCCCCTCAAACGCGCTTTCTAAGCCACTTTGAGGAGGATGTCCCTTTTTTATTATCCTTTGTTTATTCTTTTTTTATTTTTGTCTAATTCAGCTATATCAAGGATCTTATCTGTTTTTGATTATCTTCACTATCTAACCAGATTATCCTTCGCACATATAACCGGTCAATACCTTGAGGATTCCTGAGGCTGGCAGTTAATAAACGATTTTCTTGTCTTTGAAAAATATATAAAATTCACGACAACAAAATCATTTATTAACTGTCAGCCTCAGGAATCCTCTGCGCATGCTTTTTTATTTGTGCGGTATGTCTTTACCGTTCATGTCGATAAAGTTCTCTTTAAGAGCGAGGGCCCAGTATCTTTCAGGGATATCAGGCCAGTGTGCTTCTCCTCTTTCCTGCTCGCACAGCTGGGTCGCTCTCATAAGTATAGTTTGGTTGAGATCGATTCCAGTTC
Coding sequences within it:
- a CDS encoding co-chaperone GroES, with amino-acid sequence MKLTPLGDRVVLKQLEAEETTASGIVLPGKEKEKPQQAEIIAVGPGGVVDGKEVKMEVKVGQKVIYSKYAGTEVKLDEETYIIVKQNDILAVVE